In the Anaerostipes caccae L1-92 genome, TGTCAGTATCTCTTTCAATTTCTTCGATGCTGCGCCCTGTATTTTCAGCTAATATTCTGTTTAATCTTTGTTTGTTCTTTTGCATATAATCAGACATTATTTTTATATCGCTGGCTGGTCCCTGGATACCATTGCCATGTATAGCCGGCTGATGTATCATAATTTCAGCATTGGGCAACGCCATTCGCTTGCCCTGTGTGCCTCCGGCTAATAAAAACGCTCCAAAACTTGCAGCTAAACCAACGCATATTGTGGCAACATCACATTGAATATATTTCATAGTGTCATAGATTGCAAAGCCGGCAGTTACGGAACCTCCCGGACTGTTAATATAGAGCTGAATATCTCTGCCTGGGTCCTGGGCTTCCAGAAAGAGCATTTGTGCTACAATTAAACTGGCAGAAATATCACTTACCTCTTCACCCAGAAAAATAATTCTGTCTGACAGCAAACGTGAGAAAATATCATAGCTTCGTTCTCCCTGGTTCGTTTGCTCAATGACATAAGGAATTGTACTCATGCGGCCAGCTCCTTTTCTTTAATCCTGCGGATAAACCTAATATTTTGTGTATAATAGAAATTTCCACGCAAGGAGATTCTGTTTTGCTTTGGCACAAAAACCTTCATATTTCTATAAATTTTGGGCGGGTATACGTATAACTGTTTAAAAGCAAGTGAAAATGCCTGCTGAGAGTCATATCCGGCTTCATAAG is a window encoding:
- a CDS encoding ATP-dependent Clp protease proteolytic subunit — its product is MSTIPYVIEQTNQGERSYDIFSRLLSDRIIFLGEEVSDISASLIVAQMLFLEAQDPGRDIQLYINSPGGSVTAGFAIYDTMKYIQCDVATICVGLAASFGAFLLAGGTQGKRMALPNAEIMIHQPAIHGNGIQGPASDIKIMSDYMQKNKQRLNRILAENTGRSIEEIERDTDRDHFMSAEEALKYGLIDSVISKRQKKQHL